GTTGGCAGATGCAGCGCCCGATCGACATTTCCGCCCTCGATCGACTCAAACCGCAAACCATCCACACCATTCGCAGTGAGCACGGTATCGAGCTTTAAGCACATTGCCCAACACCTGCATTGCCCAACACCTATGCCACGTAAACAAACCATCACGGATGAGGCGATTCTGGCTGCCGCTCGATCGCTGTTTCTCGAAGTCGGAGCAAAAGCTTCAACAAGGGTTTTGGCCAAGACAATTGGCATTTCTGAAGCCGTGATTTTTCAACGATTTGGCACCAAAGAAGCCCTGTTTTTTGCCGCTATGGTACCGCCGACCGCCCAAATGGAACAGATTTTCTCGGTGCAACCCGGCACGCAATCCGTCGTTAAAAATCTCAATATTATCAGTGATGGGATCGTGGCTTATTTCCGCGAAATCATGCCGGTCTTTCTGGCTTTAATTGCCCATCCAGCTTTCGATCTGCCAACTTTTTTACAGAACCACACAATGCCCGCAGCGCAGATTAGTCAGCGTTTAACCGAGTATTTACGAGCGGAAGCCGCGTTAGGCCGAATTCAGCCAGCCGATATTCCGGCAACTGTTGAAATTCTACGATCGCACCTACACCATCTCGCCATGTCAGAGACGATCGGCGCACACCAAACCAATGAGACGAAAAAGGCGATTCAGGCAGCGGTTAAACTGCTTTGGCAGGGTTTGGCCCCGTAGTCGATCGCAGCCGTAAACCAAACCGAGCATACAACGCTGGCAGCACCATTAACGTCAACGCTGTTGAAGTAAACAAGCCACCGAGTACGACGATCGCTAAGGGGCGCAAAATCTCATTACCAGCCCCCGTGGATAAGGCCAACGGCAACATACCTAGAGCCGAGGTCAACGCCGTCATCAAAATCGCATTAATCCGCTCCAGGGAACCTTCGACAATTACTTGTTGAAGCGGCAAACCCAGGGCAAACTTGCGGTTATAACTATCGACTAAGAGCAAACCATTCCGCACCGCTACCCCAAACAGGGTGATAAAGCCCACGAGCGAAGCGATCGACATCACGCCACCACTCAGCAGAATCGAAACAACACCCCCCACCAGGGCCAACGGCAGATTAATCATAATCGCCACCGTTGCCGGTAATGATTTGACTGATAAACACATCAACACCGAAATCACCACTGCGGCTAACGCACTAAACAACACCAAATTCCGGGTCGCCTGCTGCTCCGCTTCAAACTGGCCACCGTACTGGATAAAGTAGCCCTGCGGCAGTTTTACCTGCTGTTTCA
This genomic window from Romeriopsis navalis LEGE 11480 contains:
- a CDS encoding TetR/AcrR family transcriptional regulator, with product MPRKQTITDEAILAAARSLFLEVGAKASTRVLAKTIGISEAVIFQRFGTKEALFFAAMVPPTAQMEQIFSVQPGTQSVVKNLNIISDGIVAYFREIMPVFLALIAHPAFDLPTFLQNHTMPAAQISQRLTEYLRAEAALGRIQPADIPATVEILRSHLHHLAMSETIGAHQTNETKKAIQAAVKLLWQGLAP